A DNA window from Sulfitobacter noctilucicola contains the following coding sequences:
- the zapE gene encoding cell division protein ZapE — protein MTSLRETYDALIQDGTLHADPAQEAVLAEFDRIRDALLVPVKKGLFRKAPEPPMGLYLWGGVGRGKSMLMDMFVAHLEEIPSRRVHFHAFMQEIHAAMHEARKTGVDDAIAPVAADVASSVRLLAFDEMQITDITDAMIVGRLFQALFAAGVVVVTTSNRIPDALYKDGLNRNLFVPFIELIKEKMVVHELASPKDYRQDRLAGTQVYFTPANAEARAAMDAVWDDLAGDAGSPLTLRVKGRDVVIPQYHNAMARARFHDLCGKPLGPADYLALAEAVRVLMIDDIPSLGRTNFNEAKRFVTLIDALYEAQVRLICSAAAAPEMLYLEGEGTFEFERTASRLREMQAEGWGKSTAD, from the coding sequence ATGACTAGTTTGCGCGAAACCTATGACGCCCTCATCCAAGACGGCACCCTGCACGCTGACCCTGCGCAGGAAGCTGTTCTGGCAGAGTTTGACCGTATCCGTGATGCCCTGCTTGTGCCTGTGAAGAAGGGCCTGTTTCGCAAAGCGCCCGAACCGCCGATGGGCTTGTATCTCTGGGGTGGCGTGGGGCGTGGCAAATCCATGTTGATGGACATGTTCGTCGCCCATCTGGAGGAAATCCCATCAAGGCGCGTGCATTTTCACGCCTTCATGCAGGAAATCCATGCCGCGATGCACGAGGCCCGCAAAACAGGTGTCGATGATGCCATCGCGCCTGTCGCCGCAGATGTTGCCTCCTCTGTCCGATTGTTGGCCTTCGACGAAATGCAGATCACCGATATTACGGACGCCATGATCGTCGGGCGGTTGTTTCAGGCGCTTTTCGCGGCGGGCGTTGTGGTGGTGACCACCTCGAACCGGATACCCGATGCGCTTTACAAAGACGGGCTGAACCGCAACCTGTTCGTGCCATTCATTGAGTTAATTAAAGAAAAGATGGTCGTGCACGAGCTGGCCAGCCCGAAAGACTACCGTCAGGACAGGTTGGCAGGCACGCAGGTCTATTTCACACCTGCCAATGCCGAAGCCCGCGCGGCGATGGATGCAGTTTGGGACGATCTTGCGGGCGATGCAGGCAGCCCCCTCACCCTGCGGGTCAAGGGGCGTGACGTCGTTATCCCACAATACCACAATGCGATGGCGCGTGCGCGGTTTCATGATTTATGTGGCAAGCCGCTGGGCCCTGCCGATTATCTGGCGTTGGCAGAAGCGGTGCGTGTTCTGATGATTGACGACATTCCATCGCTTGGCCGTACAAATTTTAACGAAGCAAAAAGGTTCGTGACCCTGATTGATGCTCTGTACGAGGCGCAGGTCCGGCTGATCTGTTCAGCTGCGGCAGCGCCAGAGATGCTGTATCTTGAGGGCGAAGGCACATTCGAGTTCGAGCGCACCGCATCGCGGCTGCGTGAAATGCAAGCCGAAGGCTGGGGCAAATCTACCGCCGACTGA
- a CDS encoding MFS transporter: MEQRASLISPVLMVGCIIIMVSFAVRASFGVFQIPIAEQFGWLRSEFSLAIAIQNLAWGIGQPIFGAIAEKIGDRRSIIIGAVVYALGMVLSANSTTPLEHQAYAWLVGFGIAGTGFGVILAMVGRAASDENRSMALAIATAAGSAGQVFGAPVAEWMLTFLSWQSTFMVFAVVILLLILTLPMMRAPAMASKAELEESLGQILMKAFKDPSYTLIFLGFFSCGYQLAFITAHFPAFVTEMCGPILAGGVLHNIGITTTSALGAVAISLIGLANIAGTLAAGWAGKRYSKKYLLAGIYVGRTIVATLFILFPITPVTVILFSVTMGALWLATVPLTSGLVAHIYGLRYMGTLYGIVFFSHQLGSFLGVWLGGRMYDLYGNYTAVWWIGVGIGAFSAIVHLPIRERRLEGLVTA; the protein is encoded by the coding sequence ATGGAACAACGCGCCTCCCTTATCTCTCCCGTTTTGATGGTGGGCTGTATTATCATCATGGTTAGCTTCGCGGTCAGGGCGTCGTTCGGGGTGTTCCAGATCCCGATTGCTGAGCAATTCGGCTGGCTGCGGTCTGAGTTCTCGCTTGCGATTGCTATCCAAAACCTTGCTTGGGGTATCGGTCAGCCGATATTCGGGGCCATCGCAGAAAAGATCGGTGATCGGCGGTCGATCATTATCGGTGCCGTAGTATACGCCCTAGGCATGGTGCTGTCGGCAAATTCGACCACGCCGCTTGAGCATCAGGCGTACGCTTGGCTTGTGGGGTTTGGCATTGCGGGGACGGGTTTCGGGGTGATCCTTGCCATGGTCGGGCGCGCCGCTTCGGATGAGAACCGGTCGATGGCATTGGCAATTGCCACTGCCGCGGGCAGCGCGGGGCAGGTTTTTGGCGCTCCTGTTGCTGAATGGATGCTAACATTCCTCAGCTGGCAGTCGACTTTCATGGTCTTCGCGGTAGTAATCCTGCTGTTGATCCTGACGCTTCCGATGATGCGGGCACCCGCGATGGCAAGCAAGGCAGAGCTTGAAGAGAGCCTTGGCCAGATTTTAATGAAAGCGTTCAAAGATCCCTCCTATACGCTGATCTTTCTGGGCTTCTTTTCATGTGGATACCAGCTCGCGTTTATCACAGCGCATTTTCCCGCTTTTGTAACCGAAATGTGTGGCCCGATCCTTGCGGGGGGCGTGCTGCACAACATTGGTATCACGACGACGTCTGCACTTGGGGCTGTAGCGATTTCACTGATCGGTCTTGCAAATATCGCAGGCACTCTGGCAGCCGGTTGGGCGGGCAAGCGATATTCTAAAAAATACCTGTTGGCGGGGATTTATGTCGGGCGGACGATTGTCGCGACCCTGTTCATACTATTCCCCATTACCCCTGTGACGGTGATCCTGTTCTCCGTCACGATGGGCGCACTTTGGTTGGCGACCGTCCCGCTGACCTCAGGTCTGGTCGCGCATATTTACGGACTGCGCTACATGGGCACGCTGTATGGCATCGTCTTTTTCAGCCACCAGCTGGGCAGTTTTCTGGGCGTTTGGCTGGGAGGGCGGATGTACGACCTATACGGCAACTACACCGCCGTCTGGTGGATCGGTGTTG